In the Podospora pseudocomata strain CBS 415.72m chromosome 5, whole genome shotgun sequence genome, one interval contains:
- a CDS encoding hypothetical protein (EggNog:ENOG503NZAE; COG:S) has translation MKITQVLPFVGLANALPWMADKRQQSGGAQPGGPLTCPFNPNHQPAARWDPDFPYNHAKLGLPGKGKGGYKVPADGDTAHAFMPPTDKDIRGPCPGLNALANHNFIARDGITDYNELLDALQNVYNVGYDLANFLAFYAIYVAGLGDPVTKKLSIGCDATTRTSWSPIITGSEPGLNGHSKMEIDASLTRNDFFAAGGDNFSFNTTLFKMFEQSTSGLFDVDRISKYRHERWHQCQAENPQFYFPILGLFQYGAASFLYELWPNGNEGYVPNLHNTATFFGAHRLPDGNYLRVPERIPSNWVNREKPYFLLDIASEIFKMYIKNPVGFGGNAGGEFIGINHPPYINDGALNANTTAQDVACLLYQILSRPVPSTLNGIVTPLVEATEALLISLFGVEYNNLGCPLALT, from the exons ATGAAGATAACCCAGGTTCTGCCCTTTGTGGGCCTTGCAAATGCCCTCCCATGGATGGCCGACAAGCGCCAACAG TCCGGTGGTGCCCAGCCCGGTGGTCCTCTGACTTGCCCCTTCAACCCTAATCACCAGCCAGCTGCCAGATGGGACCCAGATTTCCCTTACAACCATGCAAAGCTCGGTCTCCCaggcaaaggcaaaggcgGGTATAAAGTCCCTGCTGATGGCGATACTGCCCATGCCTTCATGCCACCGACGGACAAAGACATCAGAGGTCCTTGCCCTGGACTGAATGCTTTGGCTAATC ATAACTTTATTGCCCGTGATGGTATTACCGATTACAACGAGTTACTCGACGCTCTTCAGAACGTTTACAACGTTGGCTATGATCTGGCGAACTTCCTTGCCTTCTACGCCATCTACGTCGCCGGCCTTGGAGATCCTGTCACCAAGAAGCTGTCCATCGGCTGTGATGCCACCACACGTACCTCGTGGAGCCCAATCATCACTGGCAGCGAGCCCGGCCTGAACGGCCACAGCAAGATGGAGATCGACGCATCACTCACCCGGAATGATTTCtttgctgccggtggtgacaACTTCAGCTTCAACACTACCCTGTTCAAGATGTTTGAACAGTCCACCAGTGGGCTCTTTGACGTTGACCGAATCTCCAAGTACCGTCATGAACGGTGGCATCAGTGCCAGGCTGAGAACCCACAATT CTACTTCCccatcctcggcctcttccAATACGgcgccgcctccttcctctaCGAACTCTGGCCGAATGGAAATGAGGGCTATGTCCCCAACTTGCACAACACCGCCACTTT CTTTGGAGcccaccgcctcccagaCGGCAACTACCTCCGCGTCCCTGAGCGTATTCCCTCCAACTGGGTCAACCGCGAGAAGCCTTACTTCCTGCTAGACATCGCCTCGGAGATCTTCAAGATGTACATCAAGAACCCagttggctttggtggcaATGCTGGAGGGGAGTTTATTGGcatcaaccaccctcctTACATCAATGATGGTGCGCTCAATGCCAATACCACTGCCCAGGATGTCGCTTGTTTGTTGTATCAGATCCTGTCGAGGCCGGTTCCGAGCACACTGAATGGTATTGTTACTCCTTTGGTTGAGGCGACGGAGGCGCTTTTGATCAGCTTGTTTGGGGTTGAGTATAATAATTTGGGGTGCCCGCTGGCTTTGAcgtga
- a CDS encoding hypothetical protein (CAZy:AA3; COG:E; EggNog:ENOG503NWR9), with product MRFSLLSSCLAFSASLIAAVPTFPNAQSTRDVDSEFDYVIVGSGAGGGPLACRLAMAGYKTLLLEAGGDANGNVNISVPGYQAVVTADPKLRWDIFVNHYKDQNRAKRDPKYVYEIGPYEYHVGPNPPPGAKDLGILYPRGSMLGGSVTHNALIWIIPHKQDFDTIATITGDDSWAASNMNQYLNKVYQWLPNMPTDPTILLRDLPLARHLVAGANAVGIDVPVLTPLAKLSQLLLMSPNSRVNPARDATEGYFQVPLTMKLGERSAVREFILKTVADGHPLTVRTNTFVTKINFNTTGSKPRATGVEYMEGEYLYKASPLHRTNFGKRGSAKAKREVIVSAGTFNTPQLLKLSGIGPAPELLRFGIPIIKHLPGVGTNMMDRYEIPVNVVHEDDFSVLDGCTFDLKPHDLCLKQWLDNPYILAARGAYASNGLAAMMLKRSSFASTSDIDLSIFGGPLNFQGYFPGWHDFSVRDHKHFSWYSLKAHTRNRAGTVELRSADPLDQPEINFNYFDTGTTAGGADQLDLGALIQAIRTSREALADYYKFPILGGTNYTEEKPGAHVQSDEAIGQFIKDEAWGHHAACSCPIGEEGNPMAVLDSEFRVRGVDGLRVVDASVFPDIPGIFIQSAIFMVSEKAADVLIREAKAADGE from the coding sequence ATGAGGTTCAgcctcctctcttcctgcCTGGCATTCTCAGCCAGTCTCATCGCTGCTGTCCCGACATTCCCCAACGCACAGTCGACTCGAGATGTCGATTCTGAGTTTGACTATGTTATAGTGGGCAGCGGTGCGGGCGGCGGCCCACTCGCTTGTCGTCTCGCTATGGCTGGCTACAAGACATTGCTTCTTGAAGCTGGCGGCGATGCTAACGGCAACGTGAACATCTCGGTTCCCGGGTACCAAGCCGTCGTCACGGCCGATCCCAAACTCAGATGGGATATTTTTGTCAACCACTACAAAGACCAAAACCGCGCCAAAAGAGATCCCAAATATGTCTACGAGATCGGTCCTTACGAGTATCATGTCGGTCCtaatcctcctcctggaGCCAAGGACTTGGGCATCTTGTATCCTCGCGGCAGCATGCTCGGAGGCTCCGTCACTCACAATGCCCTCATCTGGATCATTCCTCACAAGCAAGACTTTgacaccatcgccaccatcacTGGCGATGACTCGTGGGCCGCAAGCAACATGAACCAATATCTCAACAAGGTCTACCAATGGCTTCCAAACATGCCCACCGACCCGACCATTTTGCTCAGAGATCTCCCTCTGGCTCGGCACCTCGTCGCTGGAGCTAACGCCGTGGGAATCGACGTTCCTGTCCTTACGCCGCTGGCCAAGCTGTCCCAGCTCTTGCTCATGAGCCCCAACAGCCGGGTCAACCCAGCAAGAGATGCCACTGAGGGCTACTTCCAGGTGCCCCTCACCATGAAGTTGGGTGAACGATCCGCGGTCCGGGAGTTCATCCTCAAGACCGTTGCAGACGGCCATCCCCTCACCGTGCGGACAAACACCTTTGTCACCAAGATCAatttcaacaccaccggtTCCAAGCCCAGAGCTACGGGGGTGGAGTACATGGAGGGCGAATACCTCTACAAAGCCAGCCCCCTTCACCGCACCAATTTCGGCAAGAGGGGGTCTGCCAAAGCCAAAAGAGAAGTCATCGTTTCTGCCGGCACGTTCAACACCCCTCAGCTTCTGAAGCTAAGCGGTATCGGCCCCGCCCCCGAGCTCCTACGGTTTggcatccccatcatcaaacacctcccGGGAGTAGGAACCAACATGATGGACCGCTACGAAATCCCCGTCAACGTCGTTCACGAGGACGATTTCTCTGTTCTTGACGGTTGCACGTTTGATCTCAAGCCTCATGATTTGTGTCTGAAGCAGTGGCTGGACAATCCTTACATCCTTGCCGCGAGGGGAGCTTATGCGTCCAACGGACTAGCAGCCATGATGCTCAAGCGGTCCAGCTTTGCCTCCACGTCAGACATTGACCTCTCCATCTTTGGCGGGCCGCTCAATTTCCAGGGCTATTTCCCCGGCTGGCACGACTTTTCCGTCCGTGATCACAAGCACTTTTCCTGGTACAGCCTCAAAGCCCACACGCGAAACCGCGCCGGGACGGTGGAACTCAGATCAGCCGACCCGTTGGATCAGCCAGAGATCAACTTTAACTACTTTGACACtggcaccaccgccggcgggGCTGATCAGTTGGACTTGGGGGCCTTGATCCAGGCAATCAGGACGTCAAGGGAGGCATTGGCGGATTACTACAAGTTTCCTATTTTGGGGGGGACTAACTACACAGAGGAGAAGCCAGGGGCGCATGTGCAGAGTGATGAGGCTATTGGGCAGTTTATCAAGGATGAGGCTTGGGGTCATCACGctgcttgttcttgtcccattggggaggaggggaaccCGATGGCGGTGCTGGATTCGGAGTTCAGGgttaggggggtggatgggttgagggtggtggatgcgaGTGTTTTTCCAGATATTCCGGGCATTTTTATTCAGAGTGCTATTTTTATGGTTAGTGAGAAGGCGGCGGATGTGCTGATTAGGGAGGCCAAGGCGGCGGATGGGGAGTAG